Below is a genomic region from Tripterygium wilfordii isolate XIE 37 chromosome 12, ASM1340144v1, whole genome shotgun sequence.
CTCCTACTCGAACCGATAGAGACGAAGATGTGAAGGAAAGGACAGGGAATTCTTGAAGGGACAGTAGACCTCGGGGTCGTGTGCATTGACTTGAGATGAATGTGAAGATGGAGGAGGTTGTTGTATGGAGATTGGCTTTTGTAATTGATTTCCATGAGGAAGGAAATGCTGCACCTTCATGTGCAGAGTAAATGGGTTATAGACTTATAGTTGACAGGAGTCTCGTGCTTTAGGGATTGGAGAAAATgttaaaagagaaagaaagagattgcTTGCTTTTTTCTTTGATCTTTGTTCACTCTGTTGTGTTAATTAGAAACTTCATCACAcagcattaaaaaaatatttctagATTCAACTCCAAGGGAGTTGGTTGGGTGGCAAGTTGGTGGGACTAACTCTAGCAAAAAGCAAGaggttaaaaaaatatttctagATTCAACTCCGAGGGAGTTGGTTGGGTGGCAAGTTGGCGGGATTAACTCTTGCAAAAAACAAGAGGTCTCTCAGGTTCAATTCTCACGTCCAACAAATTTCTTTCAGACCACCCTCATAGGTCGAACACCCTATAAATTTCTTTGAAGCCACCCTCATGGGTCGAACACCCTATCATTTGCCTAGTGCGTGTGAGAGGTTCAACTCTCACGTCCAACAAATTTCTTTGAAGCCACCCTCATGGGTCGAACACCCTATACTTGCCCGGTGCGTGTGAGAGGTTCAACTCTCACATCCAACAAATTTCTTTGAAGCCACCCTCATGGGTCGAACACCCTATACTTGCCTGGTGCGTGTGAGAGGGGGAACTTACGTGCCCGAGGTTTCTCATATAGGAAGGGATCTAATGTGGTCATATCTTGGATGAATttcctgtttaaaaaaaaaacgcaaCAAAAATTGCATCAAGTTTGGATCTTGGGAAAGAGACTAAACTAGGTTATAGTGGAAATCAACACACCATCTACTTGGCTCACAGAAATAGAATAAATTGTGAATAAAAAGGTAATTATATAATCACAACAGTGAtatgttcattaaaaaaaaaaaagtggtatGGTCTCTACTCATTGTAGAAGGTTTTTCTTCCGGGACTCAAATTGAGGCTCTCAAGCATCACTAATCCCTCTTTCCATTCCTTATAGATTGAAAAATGTCCGCGAATCATATAATCACAAGACCTAATCAAATAAGAAATCATTTATCGCTTAATACGCCGAAAATTTAATCAAATGCAGAAGAGACTTGGTTAGATATGTAGTAGAATGATATATAACTTCCATGGTTGAGATAAAATGTGATGAATGCCTATAATTAATTCTCAACTGAAAGAGAGAAATGAGGGGCATGCATCTAATTtgtgaaaaacaaagaaaataagctGTGAGGCTTGAATTTGTAAAGCAAAAATAGAGAAACCCAGAATTGGCATGATTTAAACCAACAAAACAACGCCAAAATTGGTAAAAGCTATAATAGAGAAATGACCAAATAGAATGaaaacatgaagaaaaaaacaaccaaaataGAGAAGTCAACTGCACAATAGCAAGAAAATAGAGATTTTTTAGCAATACCTTCTGTAAGTAACAAAGGttgtcaaaaaaacaaaaaaaaaattgcaacaaaaacctTTTTGAATTCTGGGAATTGAGTTCTGTGCCATCATAGACAGAATTCTGGAGAAGCTTCAAAGTTTCGTGCCTGCATTTTCCTCGTTTGGAGGATTTCGAATGGAAAAAGGATAGGAAAGCAAAACGTTGAGGGAAAAATGTCGCATCCCAAGGCAAATGGTGGAAGGAAGGGAGGAAGAAATGGATTGGTAGCAGTTGCAATAGACAAAGAGAAAAGTAGCCAGTCTGCTTTAAAATGGGCGGTGGAGAATCTACTCGTCAAAGGCCAAACTGTTATCCTAATTCATGTCCTCCACAAAACATCATTGTCTTCATCTAATTCAAGTAACTCTCTCTTCTCAATCTCTCCGTTGTGATATCTTCCTCCATTGCTTTTCTTATGCTTTATCTCCTGATGATAATTTTCGATCAAAGCAGGCAAAAAATCAACAGAATAATCTTCCTTTTCCATCAAATCCATATCTTTCTCTTTATTTTGATACTTCCATACAGGCTACTCTCAAGTTTCTGACGTCAGCTCAGCTGAATCACCACACAGGCAGCATCTTGAGAGGTTAACAAAGGACGTATTCCTTACCTTCCGTTGCTTTTGTACTTGTAAAGACGTACGTGCTCAACTTCCCTTCTTCCTCTGAAATGATTTTAGGCACAAAGAAGCTTTCGCTGTTGTTCATGAAATCAACCTCTTTTCCTTTTGATTCTTTCTAATGGTAAGCATGCAAATTTCTCTATCAGGTACAATGCTTTGATGTTGTACTTGAAGACCCTGATATAGTAAGGGCATTAACAGAATACGTTTCCAATGCTGCAATTGAAAACCTGGTTCTTGGTTGCTCATCTCGGCATGGATTTATCAGGTACAGTTTTTCCCCTCTCCGACTTCAACTATACACTGAACATACCAGAATTAGACATGTATATTAACAAGCATGATAAAGACATTAATCTAAAAATGGATTGTTTTGATTTCTAATTCCATGCCCGCATTGATCAACAACAATTTCCCCCAACTTCGAGGATAGCACGCTCATTAACAAGCATGAGAAAGACTGAAAGACATCAATCTAGAAAcggtttttttttatctacaaATCCAGGCATGCATTGACTGGTAAAATTTCCTCCAACTTGGAGGGCTTTTCATATGCAGAAAATTCAAGCCGGATATTCCAGGAAGTGTATCAAAAGGAGCACCAGATTTTTGCACTGTATATGTCATCTCAAAAGGAAAAATATCTTCAGTGCGAAATGCTTCTCGACCAGCCCCATTCACATCACCACTAACACATCAAATACAGATATTAAATGAAAGAAATGATGATATTTTTGACACACAGTCCAGACAGAGCATGAAACTGCTTAGAGGTTTGTCTCTTGCAACTTACAACTActtcttttttaatctttttagcAACTTGGTCAATTACTAACAGAAAACACAATATCTACATATGGCACATTTCACAGACAGGACATCATTCAAGCCTCGACGCTCAGTTGAGGAATCCTTCAGGTAATGCATTCAAGGAACCTGTGGTGGATATTTTCTGCCCACTAAGGAACTGTCCACTCTGACCACCTGTGCACTGGCTAGTCCAGTCCCCTGTGGGGTAGGCCGGCCAGCAAGCACATTAATCTCACGGATTTATTTTAGGAAAATATCCCGCCTCCTCTCAAGAGGTCATGGGTCTGAGTGGGGGGAGGCGGAATATTTTCCTGAAATAAATCCATGAGATTGATGTGTTTGCTGGCTAGCTTACCGATAGAGGACTAGACTAGTCGGTGCATAGGTGGCCAGAGCGGACAATTCTTTAGTGGGCGGAAATATCCACGACATAACCATTATAGCTCTTAGTATGTTTCAAGGGAAAACTATGGtggatcaaaaacaaaaattttgtgcatCATACCAGCATTTAACTAGTATTAtaacagaaagaaaaagaggagcCGTATAATTAAATTGAACTGACCGAGTACTATTCCTTGTATCAGGTCGCCAATCCTAAGAGGACCAAGAGGCATACCGGTCAAAACGTTGATGGATTTCTCAGAATCAGATACTGACATATCATTTATAAGCTCTGAAAGACCAAGCACTGACCGTACAtcttctgttgggtttgattttACTGATTCAGGAAGAACACCACGGCTATCAACTAGCTCAGAACACAGCTTTGGATCAATACGAGTTGGACCCAGGTTCATGGACCTTGGCTCTCTAAATGAGCATTCAACTATTTCACAGGAAAGTGGAAGCACTTCATGTTCATGCTCATCACAAGGCTTGGTAAGGTCATCATCCCTTGAAAATAGCATGTGAATGCAACTAGTCATAGATAAACATCCCTCAATAGACTCATAGAAATACGCTTGTATAATAGATAAATCACTCTTACATAAGATATATttcacatacacacacaaaacttaaaagtaaaagaccaaaattggaaaaaaaagaaagaaagataacaAGCAAAATAAGCTCGGAAACGAAAGATAGAGTTAAAATGAGATCAATGTAGAGGAACTGAGTTTAGACCAAccaaataattaatttcaaaaaCAGAATAGATATCATTCTTGAATTTTTCCCAGCAGCAACTAGAAAGGAAAAGCATACGCTACTATTGTCAGGCCATATGTATGCTACTATGTCAGGCCATCATACGGTACTGTGTTGTAGCATTTAGCATTTTAAGCTGTTGAGAAAATCCTCCACTAAGTCTACTTTTGCTTCACAAAACCTTTTGAATTTCTATATGTATTTGATCAAACACAGAAAGGAACCAACATCTTCTCTTAGAGATTGAAAAGTTACCATCCTTAATCATCCCCTCTAAGATTTCTTACAATTTTGTAATGCGATCCTGCATTTAGTATATGAACATAAACATTCAAGCTCAACCTCTATCTCTCtattattttgataaataaaacTTCTCTCATAATGGGTTTTCATTTGAATTTCTGAATCAATGAAATTGCAACAACATATTGCAGTACATGACAAAGTTTATGCATTGATGATTTCGGTGTAATCTTACCTATCAAGCTTTTCTGAATTTATTCTACTAATCTAAAGAGACATTGTAAACACACAGGATGAAGTGGAAGCTGAGATGAAGAGGCTAAAGTTAGAATTGAAGCAAACGATGGATTTGTACAGTAATGCATGCAGGGAAGCActtaaagcaaaacaaaaggtaTCAGCAAGCTAGTGATGTTTGAGTCAAAATTCCAAAGATATATGCTCTAATGTGATAATACCTAATGCAGGCATCAGAGATGCAGCACTTGaaacttgaagaagaaaaacgaTTAGAAGAGGCAAGACTTAAAGGGGAAGTTGCACTTTCAGTCGCAGAGAAGGAGAGAGCTAGGTGCCAGGAAGCCGCAGAAGCAGCTGAAGCTGCTCAGAAGATAGCAGAATCAGAAGCACAAAGAAGACTCAATGCAGAAATGAAAGCCCTCCAAGAAGCAGAGGAAATGAAGAAGCTAATCGATTCTCTAGCCAAAAAGGATATCAGATACAGGAGATATAATATTGATGATATTGTGGCAGCAACAGAAGACTTCTCTGATTCTCGTAAAATTGGGGAAGGAGGTTATGGTCCTGTCTACAAGTGTTATCTTGATCATACACCAGTTGCAGTTAAGGTTTTACGTCCCGACGCTGCTCAAGGAAGGTCACAATTTCAGCAAGAGGTGAggattttcttttctatatttttcttaTCCATACTTTAACATCTCCCTTGCACCCAAATTTGGACTAGGAAAACGGGGGGAAAAGAGGAGGCAAATTCTATCATTATATTTTTGGACCAATGCACTTTGGAGGCCAATTAACATATTCTGGTTTTTCTTGATAACAAGCAGAGAAACCCATGCCAAGAAAACTTCAAACAGAGAAAGTTCATATGGATCTCTGAACAGATAAAAATACCATCACAAACATGTGAATAAATTTTAAAAGTAAAAGaaacgaaatgagaaaaatagtGAAAATTTCCATGTTAACATGCTTACTTTCACTAGTACGACTTAGTTCTTTTCACATTGAGATTTCTAACCTCCATGTTCGCAACTCTCATGCAGATTGCAGTACTTAGCTGCATACGACATCCAAACATGGTACTTCTTCTAGGAGCTTGCCCAGAGTATGGCATTCTGGTATATGAATACATGGCTAAAGGAAGCTTAGAAGATTGTCTTTTCCACAAAGGAAATACGCCAGCCCTTTCTTGGCAACAAAGGTTTAGAATTGCTGCAGAGATTGCTACGGGCCTACTCTTCCTCCATCAGGCAAAGCCAGAGCCCATAGTACACCGTGACCTCAAGCCCGGTAACATTTTACTAGATTATAACTATGTCAGCAAGATCAGTGATGTTGGACTGGCCAGGCTTGTCCCTGTTATTGCTGAGAATGTAACCCAGTGCCGCATGACATCCACAGCCGGAACTTTCTGCTATATTGATCCGGAGTATCAACAAACAGGAATGCTTGGTGTAAAATCTGATGTATATTCATTAGGAATCATGCTCCTGCAGGTGATAACAGCTAAGCCAGCAATGGGCTTGACCCACCATGTTGAACAAGCAATTGAGAAGGGTAAATTTGCTGAGATGTTGGATCCAGCTGTACCAGATTGGCCAGTTGAACAAGCTTTGTGCTTTGCAAAGCTGGCACTACAATGTGCAGAACTCAGAAGGAAGGATAGGCCAGACCTTGGCAAGGAAGTATTGCCAGAACTCAACAGATTGAGAGAATTTTCTGAAGAAAAAATGACCCACAACTTCTTAGGAGGCAGTGCAGCACCTCCCCCCTTCCAAGGCCGTACTTCATCATTGCAGGTAAATACATAACATGCTAGGAGATTTTAAGCATTGAGACATAGGGCCATAGGGTTGTATTTTTTCACATAATAAGACATATAGTGAACACCAAGATGataatttaatgaaaaataaacaatcaatcaagtctgaatattacatatttaaattagtaataaacaataaaacaagtcaactcaattaaaattttataaaaagtGAACTGAACTCGTAAATGGTACGCAAAACTCAATTTAGAGAATCATTCTGAAATTCTCTACCTAGAAAAAACATACATATTGAGACAGTTAATGACTAGTGACATGAGCAATCTCCAAATACATTTTTACAGTTGCATTTTATATGCCAGTGAGCATCACCTagtaaaagaaaattagttGGAGAGCATAGATACATACAAGGAATGTTATTAGTTTCATGTTTCTACAAAATTTTATGGAACATGAGAGTAGCAGCAAAAGACATGCAGACTCATTAAATGGTAAGCTATGGATGCAAGTTGTTATGAGCTCTTGCAATAGATTATTGCAGCCTTCTGATAGCTTAAGATTTGAAATCAACGACAAGTTGACAACTAACATGTTCACAAAACAAAAGACCTTACATTCAAATGTACAAATGTATCAATAAGAAAATTAAAGGATCTACTTGATTTTGAGACTGAATACTCTTTTTACTGAAGTTTTGACCGACTCATGAAGCATGAAAATTGCTTAAATCTCATAATAGATAGCTCTTTTAACAGTTATCCAACGTATTCAGTTTAAAATATTGCTATGAAACTCTTTGCAGGATTTGTTAAGCGAAACAGATGAAGTAAATTCAGGAAGCTCAAAGACCCAATCAAGCTCATCCTCACATCCAGAAATACAAACAGGTGTAGATTGAGAAACAACTCAAACGTAGAGCACAAAGGTTGAAGTTAAAACA
It encodes:
- the LOC120010893 gene encoding U-box domain-containing protein 35-like — protein: MSHPKANGGRKGGRNGLVAVAIDKEKSSQSALKWAVENLLVKGQTVILIHVLHKTSLSSSNSISDVSSAESPHRQHLERLTKDVFLTFRCFCTCKDVQCFDVVLEDPDIVRALTEYVSNAAIENLVLGCSSRHGFIRKFKPDIPGSVSKGAPDFCTVYVISKGKISSVRNASRPAPFTSPLTHQIQILNERNDDIFDTQSRQSMKLLRDRTSFKPRRSVEESFRSPILRGPRGIPVKTLMDFSESDTDISFISSERPSTDRTSSVGFDFTDSGRTPRLSTSSEHSFGSIRVGPRFMDLGSLNEHSTISQESGSTSCSCSSQGLDEVEAEMKRLKLELKQTMDLYSNACREALKAKQKASEMQHLKLEEEKRLEEARLKGEVALSVAEKERARCQEAAEAAEAAQKIAESEAQRRLNAEMKALQEAEEMKKLIDSLAKKDIRYRRYNIDDIVAATEDFSDSRKIGEGGYGPVYKCYLDHTPVAVKVLRPDAAQGRSQFQQEIAVLSCIRHPNMVLLLGACPEYGILVYEYMAKGSLEDCLFHKGNTPALSWQQRFRIAAEIATGLLFLHQAKPEPIVHRDLKPGNILLDYNYVSKISDVGLARLVPVIAENVTQCRMTSTAGTFCYIDPEYQQTGMLGVKSDVYSLGIMLLQVITAKPAMGLTHHVEQAIEKGKFAEMLDPAVPDWPVEQALCFAKLALQCAELRRKDRPDLGKEVLPELNRLREFSEEKMTHNFLGGSAAPPPFQGRTSSLQDLLSETDEVNSGSSKTQSSSSSHPEIQTGVD